One Phaseolus vulgaris cultivar G19833 chromosome 11, P. vulgaris v2.0, whole genome shotgun sequence genomic window carries:
- the LOC137823559 gene encoding uncharacterized protein isoform X1 — protein MRRQGHYGDPSANTSVGGQMHHMVAGPRGEAKSGNFEGRLEAFTPERENPYANSKSEGQWRWEMDESKLSNSMASRMFSEGQGVDASKSYFQGQSRNNNDSRSQAHEEDMDVGYEGNHLSQTFEGLEQNFRDDIMKLTKEQNDAEDAEYARHREKINAINAQYEEKLAALRAQHSNRRAEFLQREAHARQQQYQQIIRDPYPSSGMAPRDPHGFNNANAPVGGEVQRGYSADHFDPYRERARFLGGGRDQGFEPRGPYPGGRVYDTGSRYYS, from the exons ATGCGACGGCAGGGGCACTATGGGGATCCATCGGCCAACACTAGTGTTGGTGGCCAGATGCATCATATGGTGGCCGGTCCAAGGGGGGAGGCCAAGTCTGGTAATTTTGAAGGACGTCTTGAGGCCTTTACTCCAGAGAGAGAGAATCCGTATGCAAATTCCAAGTCGGAGGGTCAGTGGAGATGGGAAATGGACGAATCGAAGCTGTCCAATTCAATGGCATCTCGAATGTTTAGTGAAG GTCAAGGGGTTGATGCTTCAAAGTCCTATTTTCAAGGGCAGAGCCGGAACAACAACGATTCCAGATCTCAGGCTCATGAAGAAGATATGGATGTTGGATATGAAGGAAATCATTTATCACAAACTTTTGAAGGTCTTGAGCAGAATTTTCGTGATGACATTATGAAACTTACTAAAGAACAGAATGATGCTGAAGATGCAGAATATGCCAGGCACAGAGAG AAAATAAATGCAATCAATGCTCAGTACGAAGAAAAACTGGCTGCACTTCGAGCTCAGCATAGCAACCGCAGAGCTGAATTTCTTCAAAGGGAAGCACATGCTAGGCAACAGCAGTACCAGCAAATCATAAGGGATCCTTACCCCAGCAGTGGCATGGCACCTCGAGACCCTCATGGTTTCAATAATGCGAATGCTCCAGTAGGGGGAGAAGTGCAGCGAGGCTATTCTGCAGATCACTTCGATCCTTACAGAGAGAGAGCTCGATTTCTTGGGGGTGGTAGAGATCAAGGATTTGAACCTAGGGGTCCATACCCTGGTGGTCGTGTTTATGACACTGGTTCACGCTACTACAGTTGA
- the LOC137823698 gene encoding uncharacterized protein, with amino-acid sequence MEFHSLPKLSLLFSLSILFLSSFQAQATTKITYCDKKTNYPVKVSGVDISPDPVKSGHPATFKIYATSGKAILGGEVVIGVSYVGVPVHTENIDLCKEVNCPVANGNFVISHTQTLPVITPPGPYSLKMTLKNDRDELLTCIKFNFKIVLGSLVSDM; translated from the exons ATGGAGTTTCACTCTCTTCCCAAACTCTCCCTTCTCTTTTCCTTATCCATTCTCTTCCTTTCATCCTTTCAAGCACAAGCTACAACTAAAATCACTTACTGCG ATAAGAAGACAAACTATCCTGTGAAGGTGTCCGGAGTTGATATTTCACCAGACCCTGTGAAGAGTGGCCATCCAGCTACCTTTAAGATCTATGCTACTTCAG GTAAAGCTATTCTTGGTGGAGAGGTAGTGATTGGAGTTTCATACGTTGGGGTGCCTGTCCATACTGAAAACATTGATCTCTGTAAAGAAGTAAATTGCCCTGTTGCTAATGGCAATTTTGTGATTTCACACACCCAAACATTGCCTGTAATTACTCCACCG GGACCTTACTCTCTGAAGATGACACTGAAGAATGATCGGGACGAGTTGTTAACTTGCATTAAGTTTAATTTTAAGATCGTTCTTGGATCTTTGGTGTCTGATATGTGA
- the LOC137823559 gene encoding uncharacterized protein isoform X2, with translation MHHMVAGPRGEAKSGNFEGRLEAFTPERENPYANSKSEGQWRWEMDESKLSNSMASRMFSEGQGVDASKSYFQGQSRNNNDSRSQAHEEDMDVGYEGNHLSQTFEGLEQNFRDDIMKLTKEQNDAEDAEYARHREKINAINAQYEEKLAALRAQHSNRRAEFLQREAHARQQQYQQIIRDPYPSSGMAPRDPHGFNNANAPVGGEVQRGYSADHFDPYRERARFLGGGRDQGFEPRGPYPGGRVYDTGSRYYS, from the exons ATGCATCATATGGTGGCCGGTCCAAGGGGGGAGGCCAAGTCTGGTAATTTTGAAGGACGTCTTGAGGCCTTTACTCCAGAGAGAGAGAATCCGTATGCAAATTCCAAGTCGGAGGGTCAGTGGAGATGGGAAATGGACGAATCGAAGCTGTCCAATTCAATGGCATCTCGAATGTTTAGTGAAG GTCAAGGGGTTGATGCTTCAAAGTCCTATTTTCAAGGGCAGAGCCGGAACAACAACGATTCCAGATCTCAGGCTCATGAAGAAGATATGGATGTTGGATATGAAGGAAATCATTTATCACAAACTTTTGAAGGTCTTGAGCAGAATTTTCGTGATGACATTATGAAACTTACTAAAGAACAGAATGATGCTGAAGATGCAGAATATGCCAGGCACAGAGAG AAAATAAATGCAATCAATGCTCAGTACGAAGAAAAACTGGCTGCACTTCGAGCTCAGCATAGCAACCGCAGAGCTGAATTTCTTCAAAGGGAAGCACATGCTAGGCAACAGCAGTACCAGCAAATCATAAGGGATCCTTACCCCAGCAGTGGCATGGCACCTCGAGACCCTCATGGTTTCAATAATGCGAATGCTCCAGTAGGGGGAGAAGTGCAGCGAGGCTATTCTGCAGATCACTTCGATCCTTACAGAGAGAGAGCTCGATTTCTTGGGGGTGGTAGAGATCAAGGATTTGAACCTAGGGGTCCATACCCTGGTGGTCGTGTTTATGACACTGGTTCACGCTACTACAGTTGA
- the LOC137820667 gene encoding dnaJ protein homolog: MFGRAPKKSDNTRYYEILGVSKNASQDDLKKAYKKAAIKNHPDKGGDPEKFKELAQAYEVLSDPEKREVYDQYGEDALKEGMGGGGGHDPFDIFSSFFGGGSPFGSGGSSRGRRQRRGEDVVHPLKVSLEDLYLGTSKKLSLSRNVICSKCTGKGSKSGASMKCAGCQGTGMKVSIRHLGPSMIQQMQHACNECKGTGETINDRDRCPQCKGEKVVQEKKVLEVIVEKGMQNGQKITFPGEADEAPDTITGDIVFVLQQKEHPKFRRKAEDLFVEHTLSLTEALCGFQFVLTHLDSRQLLIKSNPGEVVKPDSYKAINDEGMPMYQRPFMKGKLYLHFTVEFPDFLNPEQVKALEAVLPPKQPSQLTDMELDECEETTLHDVNMEDETRRRQQQAAQEAYEEDDDMPGGAQRVQCAQQ; the protein is encoded by the exons ATGTTTGGGAGAGCACCCAAGAAGAGCGATAACACGCGGTACTACGAAATCCTCGGCGTCTCCAAGAACGCTTCACAGGATGATTTGAAGAAGGCTTACAAGAAAGCCGCCATTAAGAATCACCCGGACAAGGGCGGTGATCCCGAGAAG TTCAAAGAGTTGGCTCAAGCTTATGAGGTTCTGAGTGACCCTGAGAAGCGTGAGGTATATGATCAGTACGGTGAAGATGCCCTTAAGGAAGGAATGGGCGGTGGCGGTGGCCATGATCCGTTTGATATTTTTTCATCTTTCTTTGGCGGTGGGAGTCCGTTTGGATCAG GTGGTAGTAGTCGAGGTAGGAGACAGAGACGCGGAGAAGATGTGGTTCACCCTCTCAAGGTCTCTCTGGAGGACCTTTACCTTGGGACTTCAAAGAAGCTGTCGCTCTCCAGAAATGTCATATGCTCCAAGTGCACTGG CAAGGGTTCGAAGTCTGGGGCTTCGATGAAGTGTGCTGGTTGTCAAGGAACTGGTATGAAGGTTTCTATAAGACACCTTGGTCCATCCATGATTCAGCAAATGCAGCATGCTTGCAATGAATGTAAGGGTACTGGAGAAACTATCAATGATAGAGATCGCTGCCCACAGTGCAAGGGAGAGAAGGTTGTGCAGGAGAAGAAAGTTCTTGAAGTTATTGTGGAAAAGGGAATGCAGAATGGCCAGAAGATTACATTCCCTGGTGAAGCTGATGAAGCG CCGGACACAATTACTGGGGATATCGTCTTTGTGCTTCAGCAGAAGGAGCATCCTAAATTCAGAAGAAAGGCTGAAGACCTTTTTGTCGAGCACACCTTGTCCCTTACTGAGGCCTTGTGTGGTTTCCAATTTGTCCTGACTCACTTGGATAGCCGCCAACTTCTTATCAAATCTAATCCTGGGGAAGTTGTCAAACCAG ATTCATACAAGGCTATTAATGATGAGGGAATGCCCATGTACCAGAGGCCATTCATGAAGGGGAAGCTTTATCTTCACTTCACTGTGGAATTTCCAGATTTTCTAAATCCAGAACAGGTTAAGGCTTTGGAGGCCGTTCTGCCACCAAAGCAGCCTTCACAGTTAACAGACATGGAGCTGGACGAGTGTGAGGAGACCACACTTCATGATGTCAACATGGAGGATGAGACTAGGAGGAGGCAGCAACAAGCTGCTCAGGAGGCATATGAGGAGGATGATGATATGCCTGGTGGTGCACAGAGGGTACAGTGCGCCCAGCAGTGA
- the LOC137829398 gene encoding uncharacterized protein produces MALKGALWLMMLPLVVVVVIATNTNSVYQPCADSKIQRSDGFTFGIAFSSRDSFFFNQSLQLSPCDHRLSLSSSNSQLALFRPKVDEISLLTINTSSFFPDTYGGYMVAFAGRKYAARSPLAFVANSTYTVTSFTLVLEFQKGRLQNLYWKRDGCSSCKGNSNFVCLNKQDCAIRTSSCKGRGGAVDCSLGIQLAFSGTDKHLSVLNSWYEVENLRQYSLYGLYSNLRDSLTSQYNKFL; encoded by the exons ATGGCACTAAAAGGGGCATTGTGGTTGATGATGCTGCCACTGGTAGTAGTTGTTGTTATTGCCACCAACACCAACAGCGTGTACCAGCCTTGTGCTGACTCCAAGATTCAGAGATCTGATGGCTTCACTTTTGGCATTGCCTTCAGCTCTAGGGATTCTTTCTTCTTCAACCAGTCCCTTCAGCTCTCTCCCTGTGACCACCGTCTTTCTCTCTCCTCCTCCAACTCACAGCTTGCTCTCTTTCGCCCCAAGGTTGATGAGATCTCTCTCCTCACCATCAACACCTCTAGTTTCTTCCCT GATACTTATGGTGGATATATGGTGGCATTTGCTGGGAGGAAGTATGCTGCACGATCTCCACTTGCATTTGTTGCAAACAGCACATATACAGTGACAAGTTTCACACTG GTACTGGAGTTTCAGAAGGGTAGGCTACAGAACTTGTACTGGAAGAGAGATGGTTGCTCTTCATGCAAGGGAAATTCCAACTTTGTTTGCCTCAACAAACAAGATTGTGCTATCAGAACATCATCTTGTAAAGGTAGAGGAGGTGCAGTAGATTGCAGTCTAGGAATTCAGCTAGCATTTTCTGGGACAGACAAGCATCTATCAGTGCTTAATTCATGGTATGAAGTGGAAAACCTGCGGCAGTACTCTCTCTACGGCTTGTACTCAAATCTGAGGGACTCTCTCACCAGCCAGTATAACAAATTCTTGTAA